The following are from one region of the Cetobacterium somerae genome:
- the kduI gene encoding 5-dehydro-4-deoxy-D-glucuronate isomerase codes for MRLDTRYANHPEDSKHYTTEELRKHYLMETVFVADEVNLMYSHVDRVIAGGVMPVETEVKLEGCKELGSEFFLERRELGLINIGGSGKVVLDGVEYKMASKDGLYVGMGVKEITFISDSAENPAKYYVNSAPAHVAYPTVKIDIANANAVHLGDLENSNKRTIFQYVHPAVCKSCQLLMGMTVLDPNNMWNTMPTHTHERRMEVYFYFNMDENTRVFHLMGQPHETRHIVMANEQAVISPSWSIHSGVGTKNYTFIWGMAGENQTFTDMDHIAMDQLR; via the coding sequence ATGAGATTAGATACAAGATATGCAAATCACCCAGAGGATTCAAAACACTACACAACAGAGGAATTAAGAAAGCACTATTTAATGGAAACAGTTTTCGTTGCTGATGAAGTTAACTTAATGTATTCTCATGTGGATAGAGTTATAGCTGGAGGGGTTATGCCAGTTGAAACTGAAGTAAAATTAGAGGGATGTAAAGAGTTAGGATCTGAGTTTTTCTTAGAGAGAAGAGAGCTTGGACTTATAAATATAGGTGGATCAGGTAAAGTAGTTCTTGATGGAGTTGAATATAAAATGGCTTCAAAAGATGGACTATATGTTGGAATGGGAGTAAAAGAGATTACATTCATATCTGATTCTGCAGAAAATCCAGCAAAGTACTATGTTAACAGTGCTCCTGCCCATGTAGCTTACCCTACAGTAAAAATAGATATAGCTAATGCTAATGCAGTTCATTTAGGAGATTTAGAGAATTCAAACAAAAGAACTATATTTCAATATGTTCACCCTGCAGTTTGTAAATCATGTCAACTTTTAATGGGAATGACTGTATTAGACCCAAATAATATGTGGAACACTATGCCAACGCACACACATGAGAGAAGAATGGAAGTTTACTTCTATTTCAACATGGATGAAAATACAAGAGTATTTCATTTAATGGGACAACCTCATGAGACTCGTCACATTGTAATGGCTAATGAGCAAGCGGTAATATCGCCATCTTGGTCAATTCATTCAGGTGTAGGAACTAAAAATTACACATTTATTTGGGGAATGGCTGGAGAAAATCAAACATTTACTGATATGGACCATATAGCTATGGATCAGTTAAGATAA
- a CDS encoding extracellular solute-binding protein, with translation MKRKIAMGALLLSALMFNGCSNDKDSKDAGTAKGKDKNLSVFLVFNGMPLSDEWEVYKKAEEATGVKIKSYASKNNTDSTQAYNLMLASNDFSDIIAYRVPDLEKLGSDGGMIPLNDLIDKHAPNIKKFIEENPRYKKDMYSLDGKIYAIPTYYDLDKLSVSSGLFIRTDWLKKFGLSVPKTLEEAENALTIFKEQDANGNGRKDEVGIFVRGNIQAALNNLTGIFGARPYKTFYVENDQVAFATLDPNFKEAVKLSADWYKKGLVDKEVFTRGWGARDAVLPTNIGGMTLDWFGSTASYNSLATTQIPGFEFYPIEPLQIKDGMKSVTVGRNTTPEIGWGISAASKNPEQAIKFMDWWFSEEGRRTWNFGIEGKHYTMVDGKPVFTDYVLNNPDGKGPLKVLQEVGAQVSGPGVQQDAEYEFQYSNDIAKQGFEMYMRNDNTTMPLPILKYSPKDVKKLEKIMALVNQTTEEYMQKWILGVSDVDTDWDTYINRIQQNGINEAVELVQKGYDHYNSIK, from the coding sequence ATGAAGAGAAAAATAGCAATGGGAGCGTTACTTTTATCAGCGCTTATGTTTAATGGATGCTCAAATGATAAAGACTCTAAAGATGCAGGAACAGCAAAAGGAAAAGATAAGAATCTTTCTGTGTTTCTAGTTTTCAATGGAATGCCTTTAAGTGATGAGTGGGAAGTTTATAAAAAAGCTGAAGAAGCAACAGGAGTAAAAATAAAATCATACGCATCTAAAAATAATACAGATTCTACACAAGCTTATAATCTTATGCTAGCTTCTAATGATTTCTCAGATATTATAGCTTACAGAGTTCCAGATTTAGAGAAGTTAGGTAGCGATGGTGGAATGATTCCTTTAAATGATTTAATAGATAAGCATGCACCAAATATAAAGAAGTTTATAGAGGAAAATCCAAGATATAAAAAAGATATGTATTCACTAGATGGAAAAATTTATGCAATTCCAACATATTATGATTTAGATAAACTTAGTGTATCATCTGGACTTTTTATAAGAACTGATTGGTTAAAAAAGTTTGGATTATCAGTTCCAAAAACACTGGAAGAAGCTGAAAATGCGTTGACAATATTTAAGGAGCAAGATGCTAATGGAAATGGAAGAAAAGATGAAGTTGGAATCTTTGTGCGTGGAAATATTCAAGCGGCATTAAATAACTTAACTGGAATTTTTGGTGCAAGACCATATAAAACATTTTATGTAGAAAATGATCAAGTAGCTTTTGCAACATTAGATCCTAATTTTAAAGAGGCAGTAAAATTATCAGCAGATTGGTATAAAAAAGGACTTGTAGATAAAGAGGTTTTCACTAGAGGTTGGGGAGCAAGAGATGCGGTATTACCAACGAATATAGGTGGAATGACTTTAGATTGGTTTGGAAGTACAGCTAGTTATAATAGCTTAGCAACGACACAAATACCAGGATTTGAATTTTATCCAATAGAACCACTTCAAATAAAAGATGGAATGAAAAGTGTTACAGTGGGAAGAAATACGACTCCAGAAATCGGTTGGGGAATATCAGCAGCTTCAAAGAACCCAGAGCAAGCTATTAAATTTATGGATTGGTGGTTCTCTGAAGAGGGAAGAAGAACTTGGAACTTTGGTATTGAAGGAAAGCATTATACAATGGTAGATGGGAAACCAGTATTTACAGATTATGTATTAAACAATCCTGATGGAAAAGGACCTTTAAAAGTTTTACAAGAGGTTGGAGCTCAAGTTTCAGGACCAGGAGTACAGCAAGATGCAGAATATGAATTCCAATATTCAAATGACATTGCAAAGCAAGGATTTGAAATGTATATGAGAAATGACAACACAACAATGCCACTGCCAATATTAAAATATAGTCCAAAAGATGTAAAAAAATTAGAAAAGATTATGGCACTAGTAAATCAAACAACAGAGGAATATATGCAAAAATGGATTTTAGGTGTTTCAGATGTAGATACTGATTGGGATACTTACATTAATAGAATTCAGCAAAATGGTATAAACGAAGCAGTAGAACTTGTGCAAAAAGGTTATGACCACTATAACAGTATTAAATAA
- the kduD gene encoding 2-dehydro-3-deoxy-D-gluconate 5-dehydrogenase KduD, translated as MLNMFNLEGKVAMVTGGNVGIGNALAMGLAKAGADLFIFTYNDDNMENVVKEVEGLGRKIAYATGDLSKEDVAMEAVSKCIEAFGRIDILVNNAGTIKRSPILEGSNSDWQQVIDLNLSSIYYLSKTAAFEMKKQGGGKIINIASMLSFQGGKFVPSYTASKHGVAGLTKAFANELAIDNIQVNAIAPGYIETANTAPIRADEKRNAEILGRIPAGRWGQTSDLVGGAIFLASKAADYVNGHILAIDGGWLVR; from the coding sequence ATGTTAAACATGTTTAATTTAGAAGGTAAAGTTGCAATGGTAACTGGAGGAAACGTAGGAATAGGAAATGCACTAGCAATGGGACTTGCAAAAGCTGGAGCAGATCTATTTATCTTCACATATAATGATGATAATATGGAAAATGTTGTAAAAGAGGTTGAAGGATTAGGAAGAAAAATTGCTTATGCAACTGGAGATCTATCAAAAGAAGATGTAGCTATGGAAGCAGTTAGTAAATGTATAGAGGCTTTTGGAAGAATTGATATCCTAGTAAATAATGCTGGAACAATAAAAAGATCGCCAATTTTAGAGGGATCAAACAGTGATTGGCAACAAGTTATTGACTTAAATCTATCTTCAATATACTATTTAAGTAAGACTGCAGCATTTGAGATGAAAAAGCAAGGTGGAGGAAAGATAATAAACATAGCTTCAATGTTATCATTCCAAGGTGGAAAGTTTGTTCCATCATACACAGCAAGTAAGCATGGAGTAGCTGGTCTTACAAAAGCTTTTGCAAATGAATTAGCAATAGATAATATCCAAGTAAATGCAATAGCACCAGGATATATAGAAACAGCTAACACAGCACCGATTAGAGCTGACGAAAAAAGAAATGCAGAGATATTAGGAAGAATACCAGCAGGAAGATGGGGGCAAACTTCAGACCTTGTAGGAGGAGCGATATTCTTAGCATCAAAGGCAGCAGATTATGTAAATGGACATATTCTAGCTATAGATGGTGGATGGTTAGTTAGATAA
- a CDS encoding chondroitinase family polysaccharide lyase, producing the protein MKKVILGVMMLTGILYGREIKVYQFENDIPKNIVSSKKESVSISKEKYKDGENSLKWKFKKNDSLSILGDTGYTVFKKGQQEKARSSYSMWIYNKEPIDGEMLVQFKKDGVVKCWFPIKMNFKGWRTMWVQYDRDMKGEPVEGMDEITFVAPNESGEILIDQIIPSVLIDPRHNARDEQVDFINLEADTAANAHWMALYKNYNQIDKKKLQKELNKDEKIGIKKIEKRYREKLLKKVKVTPEKIQNKEEEFSKYKKINLEFIQRLVIYEDLKPEEKDKIKYIATKEFGVYLTELAYMYNSTNNIQEKERIAKLFNESLEYMYDQGWTKGSSQGTVHHLGYQMREIYEAIFLMKEPLIKLGTVNKAKDMITWYSGMGMIYTSKDKLKINIDVLNTMLPGMLAAILLNEDESKEAKELYQFQNYLIGSIKYSPGVLGGFKSDGTVFHHMQNYPAYARGAFQGLVPIVYYLHKTPYGIKGKEYDIVKKAVLTTRLYSNKYNYLLSLTGRHPHDKLKIDVESFRLMALSGENGVDKDLAEAYIRLSSDKRKIEKLKDMGFEKETAPQGSWTMNMGSLQLHRRKEWLAGVKGYSRYLVGNETYIKNNLYGRYMSYGAFQILEGSLKESGYVQEGWDWKHFPGTTAIDVPFEKLKSNISQVDTKSGVEEMLLSDETYSGGNSLNDNSMFAMKLHEHPKYNGTHRARKSVFVFNNKAILLGSGIENNDSENETHTTIFQNYLGKNMKKAYVKDKEMFMDSQNNLYKVELGNTVSKKGKQESRDHSTGNKTENNYELAYINHGKAPKNGKYHYSILIKGTKEEQEAFKKSSKYQVLNQDNSSHIVKDLKSDMIGYALFESGKVQNNRFIESVDTPSMILLQEKGKEIQMSFVDPDLRLYEGRDEEQYDKNGVMIERSIYSRPWIGNEGKEHIALVILKGKYNVDNNPKVKSEIDGDFTKLSITSKNGEPVKIILKDIS; encoded by the coding sequence ATGAAAAAAGTAATATTAGGAGTTATGATGTTAACGGGGATTTTATATGGTAGAGAGATTAAAGTATATCAATTTGAAAATGATATACCTAAAAATATAGTATCTAGTAAAAAAGAGTCAGTATCTATATCTAAAGAAAAATATAAAGATGGAGAGAATTCTTTAAAATGGAAGTTTAAAAAAAATGATTCTTTAAGTATTTTAGGAGATACAGGATATACAGTTTTTAAAAAAGGACAGCAAGAAAAAGCTAGAAGTAGCTATAGTATGTGGATATATAATAAGGAACCAATTGATGGAGAGATGTTAGTACAGTTTAAGAAAGATGGTGTAGTAAAATGTTGGTTTCCAATAAAAATGAATTTTAAAGGTTGGAGAACTATGTGGGTTCAGTATGATAGAGATATGAAAGGTGAACCTGTTGAAGGAATGGATGAAATAACTTTTGTAGCACCTAATGAAAGCGGAGAGATATTAATAGATCAAATTATACCATCAGTATTAATAGATCCAAGACACAATGCAAGAGATGAGCAGGTAGATTTTATTAATTTAGAGGCAGATACAGCTGCAAATGCTCACTGGATGGCACTATATAAAAATTATAATCAGATAGATAAAAAAAAATTACAAAAAGAATTAAATAAAGATGAAAAAATAGGAATTAAAAAAATTGAAAAAAGATATAGAGAAAAACTTCTAAAAAAAGTTAAAGTGACACCAGAAAAAATACAAAATAAAGAGGAAGAGTTTTCTAAATATAAAAAAATAAATTTAGAATTTATTCAAAGACTAGTAATTTATGAAGATTTGAAACCAGAAGAAAAAGATAAAATAAAGTATATTGCAACAAAGGAGTTTGGAGTATATTTAACAGAATTAGCATATATGTATAATTCAACAAATAATATTCAAGAAAAAGAGAGAATTGCTAAACTTTTCAATGAGAGTCTAGAATATATGTATGATCAAGGTTGGACAAAAGGAAGTTCTCAAGGAACTGTTCATCATCTAGGATACCAAATGAGAGAGATATATGAAGCCATATTTTTAATGAAAGAGCCACTGATTAAACTAGGAACGGTAAATAAAGCTAAAGATATGATAACTTGGTATAGTGGAATGGGGATGATATATACATCTAAAGATAAATTAAAAATAAACATAGATGTATTAAATACAATGCTCCCAGGGATGTTAGCAGCGATACTTTTAAATGAGGATGAATCAAAGGAAGCTAAAGAACTGTATCAATTTCAGAATTATTTAATAGGTTCTATAAAATATTCTCCAGGAGTTTTAGGAGGATTTAAATCCGATGGTACAGTTTTTCATCATATGCAAAATTATCCAGCTTATGCAAGAGGGGCATTCCAAGGGCTTGTACCAATAGTTTACTATCTACATAAAACACCCTATGGAATAAAAGGAAAAGAGTATGATATTGTAAAGAAAGCAGTTTTAACAACTAGATTGTATTCAAATAAATATAATTATTTATTATCTTTAACAGGAAGACATCCTCATGATAAATTAAAAATAGATGTAGAAAGTTTTAGACTAATGGCATTAAGTGGTGAGAATGGTGTAGATAAAGACTTAGCAGAAGCTTATATAAGATTAAGTAGCGATAAGAGAAAAATTGAAAAGTTAAAAGACATGGGATTTGAAAAAGAAACGGCTCCTCAAGGTTCGTGGACAATGAATATGGGGTCTTTACAACTTCATAGAAGAAAAGAGTGGCTAGCAGGAGTGAAAGGCTATAGTAGGTATTTAGTAGGAAATGAAACGTATATAAAAAATAACTTATATGGCAGATATATGAGTTATGGAGCATTTCAAATTTTAGAAGGTTCATTAAAAGAGAGTGGATATGTGCAAGAGGGATGGGACTGGAAGCATTTCCCAGGAACAACAGCTATAGATGTGCCTTTTGAAAAGCTAAAATCGAATATCTCACAAGTGGATACTAAAAGTGGAGTTGAGGAGATGTTACTTTCAGATGAAACATATTCTGGTGGAAACTCTTTAAACGATAATAGTATGTTTGCAATGAAACTTCATGAACATCCAAAATATAATGGAACTCATAGAGCTAGAAAATCAGTATTTGTTTTTAATAATAAAGCTATCTTGCTAGGAAGTGGAATTGAAAACAATGACAGTGAAAATGAAACTCATACAACTATTTTCCAAAATTACTTAGGAAAAAATATGAAAAAAGCCTATGTAAAAGATAAAGAAATGTTTATGGATTCTCAGAATAATTTATATAAGGTTGAATTAGGAAATACGGTATCAAAAAAAGGGAAACAAGAGTCTAGAGATCATTCAACTGGTAATAAAACAGAGAATAACTATGAATTAGCTTATATAAATCATGGGAAAGCACCTAAAAATGGGAAGTATCACTATAGCATTTTGATAAAAGGGACAAAAGAGGAACAAGAGGCCTTTAAAAAAAGTTCAAAATACCAGGTCTTAAATCAAGATAACAGTAGTCATATTGTAAAAGATTTAAAGAGTGATATGATAGGGTACGCACTATTTGAAAGTGGAAAAGTGCAAAATAATAGATTTATTGAATCTGTAGATACTCCATCAATGATTCTTCTTCAAGAAAAGGGCAAAGAGATACAAATGAGTTTTGTTGATCCAGACTTAAGATTATATGAGGGAAGAGATGAGGAGCAATATGATAAGAATGGGGTCATGATTGAAAGAAGTATCTACTCTAGACCTTGGATTGGAAATGAAGGAAAAGAGCATATAGCTTTAGTTATTCTAAAAGGAAAATACAATGTTGATAATAATCCAAAAGTAAAATCTGAAATAGATGGAGATTTTACAAAATTG